Proteins from a genomic interval of Sphingobacterium lactis:
- a CDS encoding aldo/keto reductase translates to MQYNQLGKSTLEISTIGLGGMSLVPGKEKVNGNILAQIKDFGINYLDTSDLYDRGENEKGIGKLISGERQDWILATKVGNKWKEDGSGWDWAPSKAYILKAVEDSLKRLKTNYIDLYQLHGGTLEDPYDEIVEAFEQLVKEGKIRYYGISSIRPNVFLKYAEDSQIVSNMMQYSLLDRRPEEYLQQLKSKGVSVLARGSVAQGLLVDKPAMEYQEYSAGQVDTVQQHLADIAEKHGVSKLALAIKYPLLHDAVAASVVGIRTEDQAADLGKAIQDLDKVSLDLYDPILKSLSAKKYTSHR, encoded by the coding sequence ATGCAGTATAATCAACTTGGAAAATCAACTTTAGAAATTTCAACCATTGGCCTAGGGGGAATGTCCCTGGTGCCAGGAAAAGAAAAGGTAAACGGTAATATACTTGCCCAAATAAAAGACTTTGGGATCAACTATCTCGATACCTCCGACTTGTATGATCGAGGGGAGAATGAGAAGGGAATTGGTAAACTGATTTCAGGCGAGCGACAAGATTGGATATTAGCGACCAAGGTCGGTAATAAATGGAAAGAGGACGGTAGTGGATGGGATTGGGCACCCAGTAAAGCCTATATCCTGAAAGCTGTTGAAGACTCTCTAAAGCGTTTGAAAACGAATTACATCGATCTTTATCAATTGCATGGCGGTACGCTGGAGGATCCATATGATGAGATCGTGGAAGCCTTTGAGCAATTGGTTAAAGAAGGGAAGATTCGGTATTATGGCATATCGTCCATTCGTCCGAATGTATTCTTGAAGTATGCTGAAGATAGTCAGATTGTTTCCAACATGATGCAGTACAGCTTGTTAGATCGCCGACCTGAAGAATACCTTCAACAATTGAAATCGAAAGGTGTATCGGTTCTGGCGCGCGGATCGGTGGCTCAGGGGCTATTGGTGGACAAGCCCGCCATGGAATATCAGGAGTACTCAGCAGGCCAGGTCGATACCGTACAGCAGCACCTCGCAGACATCGCAGAAAAACATGGTGTATCCAAGTTGGCGTTGGCCATCAAATACCCGTTATTGCACGATGCCGTTGCGGCAAGTGTGGTCGGAATCCGGACGGAAGACCAGGCAGCCGATTTGGGAAAGGCCATCCAGGATCTGGACAAGGTATCCCTGGACCTGTATGACCCGATCTTAAAGAGTTTATCAGCGAAGAAATATACAAGTCATCGATAA
- a CDS encoding deoxynucleoside kinase: MHLAIVGNIGAGKTTLTELLAKHLNFEAQYEAVENNPYLEDFYSDMKRWAFNLQIFFLNSRFRHIVELQNQGINMIQDRTIYEDAYIFAENLYDMGLMSARDFENYSDIFQSIIHYIKPPDLLIYLRASVPTLVNNIQKRGRDYESGIRLDYLSKLNDKYEKWISNYKEGKLLILDKDNLDFANNKEDLGEIIQKIETELFGLF, translated from the coding sequence ATGCATTTAGCCATTGTTGGAAATATTGGAGCGGGTAAAACGACCCTCACCGAACTTTTAGCGAAACACCTCAACTTCGAGGCGCAATATGAAGCGGTAGAAAACAATCCCTACCTCGAGGATTTCTACAGCGACATGAAGAGATGGGCGTTCAATTTGCAGATATTCTTTTTGAATAGCCGTTTCAGACATATTGTGGAGTTGCAGAATCAAGGAATTAATATGATTCAGGACAGGACCATCTATGAGGATGCGTATATCTTCGCGGAGAACCTGTACGATATGGGGCTGATGAGTGCCCGTGATTTCGAAAACTACAGCGATATTTTTCAGAGCATCATCCACTACATCAAACCACCGGATCTATTGATCTACCTCCGGGCATCTGTACCGACCCTCGTGAACAACATTCAGAAAAGAGGTCGTGATTATGAGTCAGGCATCCGTTTGGACTACCTTTCCAAATTGAACGATAAGTACGAAAAATGGATCAGCAATTATAAAGAAGGAAAACTATTGATCCTGGATAAGGACAACCTGGACTTTGCGAACAACAAAGAAGACCTGGGCGAGATTATTCAGAAGATCGAGACTGAACTATTTGGATTATTTTAA
- a CDS encoding glycosyltransferase family protein: MKILYAVQGTGNGHLCRAIDIIPCLRAFAEVDVLVSGIQADIQLPFEVKYRYHGLSFIFGKTGGVDLWKTFMSSTVRKFVKEVNAVPVEQYDLVINDFEPISAWGSYFKEKPCIGLSHQIGAFDPASPKPEETDMLGKFIMKNYAPSTHSYGFHFKSYAPHIFTPVIRQSVRQLEPRDLGHYTVYLPSYDDAHLLKQLSKFPDVKWEVFSKHNKKPFKLKNVSINPINSDAFVQSMADSSGVLCGAGFETPAEALHLGKKLLVIPMKNQYEQHLNAASLEEIGVPVIKSLKKKYDLEIESWLNARSRVNVDYQDCTADIVEKIIKNHS; encoded by the coding sequence ATGAAAATATTATATGCTGTTCAGGGTACGGGAAATGGACATTTATGTAGAGCCATCGACATAATTCCCTGTCTTAGAGCGTTTGCGGAGGTCGATGTATTGGTGAGTGGTATTCAAGCGGATATCCAACTCCCATTTGAGGTGAAATACCGATACCACGGTTTGAGTTTTATTTTCGGGAAAACGGGAGGTGTGGATCTCTGGAAGACTTTCATGAGTTCTACCGTCCGGAAATTCGTCAAGGAAGTGAATGCCGTTCCAGTGGAACAATACGATTTGGTGATCAATGATTTTGAACCGATTTCGGCATGGGGAAGTTACTTTAAGGAAAAGCCCTGCATTGGCTTGAGCCACCAGATCGGCGCCTTTGATCCGGCAAGTCCGAAACCGGAGGAAACGGATATGTTGGGTAAGTTTATCATGAAGAACTACGCCCCATCCACCCATTCCTATGGTTTCCACTTCAAATCCTATGCTCCACATATCTTTACACCGGTAATCAGGCAATCTGTTCGGCAATTGGAACCGCGGGATTTAGGGCATTATACGGTTTACCTGCCATCCTATGATGATGCACACTTGCTTAAACAATTATCGAAGTTCCCCGACGTTAAGTGGGAAGTGTTCTCCAAACATAATAAGAAGCCGTTCAAATTAAAGAATGTCTCCATTAACCCGATCAATAGCGATGCGTTTGTCCAGAGCATGGCGGATTCATCTGGTGTGCTGTGCGGTGCAGGATTTGAAACGCCGGCGGAGGCCCTACACCTCGGGAAGAAGTTGTTGGTAATTCCCATGAAGAACCAATACGAACAGCACCTCAATGCGGCTTCGCTTGAGGAAATAGGGGTGCCTGTTATTAAGAGTTTAAAGAAGAAGTATGATCTGGAGATTGAATCCTGGTTGAACGCAAGATCGCGTGTGAACGTGGATTATCAAGATTGTACGGCCGATATTGTTGAGAAAATAATTAAAAATCACAGCTAA
- a CDS encoding FKBP-type peptidyl-prolyl cis-trans isomerase: protein MKYIFGMLIGVCCFTQTHGQKLKTANDSLSYALGQDIGASLKKMEIPLEKDKFLLAISHILEGKKQLIPEEKRGEVLNSGLERVEKERIAAKKKASEEFFAKNKKNPKIVETKEGLQYEVLTEGSGIRPKLDDRILVHYTGKVYNGETFDDSYKRGEPLELNLQGVIEGWKIGIPLMREGAKYRFYIPYNLGYGERGSGPIPAFSTLIFDVELIDIKSTKEDAV, encoded by the coding sequence ATGAAATACATTTTTGGCATGCTGATCGGGGTTTGCTGCTTTACGCAGACCCACGGACAGAAATTGAAGACAGCGAACGACTCTCTGTCGTACGCTTTGGGACAAGATATCGGTGCATCACTGAAAAAGATGGAGATACCCTTGGAAAAGGATAAATTTCTGTTGGCCATATCCCATATCCTGGAAGGCAAGAAACAATTGATCCCGGAAGAGAAGCGGGGAGAGGTGCTGAATTCTGGTCTGGAACGGGTAGAGAAAGAACGTATAGCTGCCAAGAAAAAAGCATCTGAGGAGTTTTTTGCCAAGAACAAAAAGAACCCGAAGATTGTTGAAACTAAAGAAGGCTTACAATATGAAGTATTGACTGAAGGATCGGGTATCCGTCCGAAATTGGATGACCGTATTCTCGTGCATTATACCGGTAAGGTCTACAATGGCGAAACTTTTGACGATTCCTACAAACGCGGCGAACCCCTGGAGCTGAATCTCCAAGGCGTCATCGAAGGATGGAAAATCGGAATCCCATTGATGCGCGAAGGGGCAAAATATCGTTTCTACATCCCGTATAATCTCGGCTATGGCGAGCGCGGCAGCGGACCGATTCCTGCATTCAGTACCTTGATATTTGATGTTGAGCTTATCGATATAAAATCAACAAAAGAAGATGCAGTATAA
- the kdsB gene encoding 3-deoxy-manno-octulosonate cytidylyltransferase: MKAIGIIPARYESSRFPGKPLVDIGGMTMIQRVYNQVKHATSLSEVVVATDDQRIYDHVKSFAGNVVMTRKDHQSGTDRCAEVIENIQGFDIAINIQGDEPFIDPLQIDLLVSCFTRPEVQIATLIRQITTVDDLQNVNKPKVVLNVLQEAIYFSRQPIPYYRGKEINEWLQETAYYNHIGIYGFKAEVLKELTKLPISKLESAESLEQLRWIENGYKIATAISAHTNDPIDTPEDLDLILKKYFK, translated from the coding sequence ATGAAAGCAATTGGAATAATACCTGCACGTTATGAATCATCCCGTTTTCCGGGCAAACCCTTGGTGGATATCGGAGGCATGACCATGATTCAACGGGTGTACAATCAGGTTAAGCATGCCACCTCACTGAGTGAAGTGGTGGTCGCAACGGATGACCAGCGTATTTATGATCACGTCAAAAGCTTTGCCGGGAACGTGGTGATGACCCGAAAGGATCATCAATCCGGAACGGACCGATGTGCCGAGGTAATCGAGAATATCCAGGGTTTTGACATTGCGATCAATATCCAGGGCGATGAACCTTTTATCGACCCCTTGCAGATCGATCTTTTGGTTTCCTGTTTTACCCGCCCGGAGGTACAGATTGCGACCCTGATTCGCCAGATCACCACTGTGGATGACCTCCAGAATGTGAACAAACCAAAAGTCGTGCTCAATGTACTTCAGGAAGCTATTTATTTCTCCAGACAGCCCATTCCCTATTACCGTGGAAAGGAAATCAACGAATGGCTGCAGGAAACAGCCTATTACAACCATATCGGCATCTACGGTTTTAAGGCTGAAGTTTTGAAGGAGCTGACCAAACTGCCCATATCGAAACTGGAATCTGCAGAATCTTTGGAACAGTTGCGCTGGATTGAAAATGGCTATAAAATTGCGACAGCCATTTCGGCACATACCAATGATCCCATCGATACACCGGAAGATCTGGACCTGATCCTCAAAAAATACTTTAAATAA